A portion of the Vreelandella subglaciescola genome contains these proteins:
- the sufD gene encoding Fe-S cluster assembly protein SufD, with protein sequence MSETLTFLDTLKARDSQREPEPTWIAARRQAGAARFEAMGFPTRRDEEWKYTNVRDIARGNFALAAGSDFSPASAAALTLPLEAYRLTFVDGVYAPALSDVQDLPQGVQVLPLSQALEDNHEAVGGPLGRLTGVEFSAFSALNTAFMEEGAVIRLSAGCALEKPILLQFLSRDNDAPTMCHPRVLVEAAGRSEATIIEHYTGEANAKNFTNTVAELMLDRGAILTHYKLQEAPLGDYHVASIHVEQGRDSRYVSHNLNLGGALVRNDLISDLNGKGAEATFNGLFFGQGRQHVDNHTKVNHNAPLTFSRENYKGILDDRAHGVFNGRVYVKRDSQQIEGFQSNQNLLLSDRAHIDTKPELEIYADDVKCSHGTTTGQLDEEAIYALRTRGLDEQSARGLLTLAFAGEVLEAVALDVIAERVELAVAGKLPERFNLAGLVETAAALNE encoded by the coding sequence ATGAGCGAGACGTTAACTTTTCTGGACACGCTGAAAGCGCGCGACAGCCAGCGCGAGCCGGAGCCCACCTGGATTGCCGCCCGCCGTCAGGCCGGGGCCGCGCGCTTCGAGGCGATGGGTTTTCCCACTCGTCGCGATGAAGAGTGGAAATACACCAACGTGCGCGATATTGCCCGGGGCAACTTTGCGCTGGCCGCCGGCAGTGATTTTTCACCGGCCAGTGCAGCCGCGCTCACGCTGCCGCTCGAGGCCTATCGCCTGACGTTCGTTGACGGCGTGTATGCACCGGCGCTTTCCGACGTGCAAGATCTGCCTCAGGGCGTGCAGGTGCTGCCGCTGTCTCAGGCACTGGAAGACAACCACGAAGCCGTGGGCGGCCCGCTGGGCCGGCTGACTGGCGTGGAGTTTTCGGCCTTTTCCGCGCTCAACACGGCCTTTATGGAAGAGGGCGCGGTGATTCGCCTGAGCGCCGGTTGCGCACTGGAAAAGCCCATCCTGCTGCAGTTTTTATCGCGCGACAACGATGCGCCGACCATGTGTCATCCGCGCGTACTGGTAGAAGCCGCAGGCCGCAGCGAAGCGACCATTATCGAGCACTACACCGGCGAGGCCAACGCGAAGAACTTCACCAACACGGTGGCTGAGCTGATGCTCGACCGCGGGGCGATTCTTACGCATTATAAGCTTCAGGAAGCGCCGCTGGGAGACTATCACGTAGCCAGCATTCACGTTGAGCAGGGCCGCGACAGCCGCTACGTGTCGCATAACCTGAACCTGGGCGGCGCGCTGGTGCGCAACGACCTGATCAGTGACCTTAACGGCAAGGGCGCCGAAGCTACCTTTAACGGGCTGTTTTTCGGCCAGGGTCGCCAGCACGTGGATAACCACACCAAGGTGAACCACAACGCGCCGCTGACGTTTTCCCGCGAGAACTATAAAGGTATTCTCGACGACCGTGCTCACGGCGTGTTCAACGGCCGGGTATACGTCAAGCGCGACAGCCAGCAGATCGAAGGCTTCCAGAGCAATCAGAACCTGCTGTTGTCCGATCGGGCACACATCGACACCAAGCCCGAGCTCGAGATCTACGCCGACGACGTCAAATGTTCCCACGGCACGACCACCGGCCAGCTCGATGAGGAAGCCATCTATGCGCTGCGCACCCGTGGGCTGGACGAGCAAAGCGCTCGTGGGCTGTTGACGCTGGCGTTCGCCGGCGAAGTGCTGGAGGCCGTGGCGCTGGACGTGATCGCCGAGCGCGTCGAGCTGGCCGTGGCCGGGAAACTGCCCGAGCGTTTCAATCTTGCCGGTCTTGTGGAAACGGCGGCGGCGCTGAACGAGTAA
- a CDS encoding OmpW/AlkL family protein: MRKTALTALLAAGVAAAGVTASTQAFAYGAGDIYTRVGVAKVAPKSDNGDINTLGMTGLGVDVDDESGFAFTVGYRFHDKMGVELLAALPFEHDISIADGAVTGKTKHLPPTLTLQYYPLGGTAARVQPYIGAGINYTHFSGEEVNVPGASLELEDSWGAAGQIGIDLLIDDNWAMNAAAWYIDIDTDTKVAGANAGTVEIDPVVVMAGISYRF, from the coding sequence ATGCGCAAAACTGCCCTGACCGCTCTGCTTGCCGCCGGCGTTGCCGCTGCCGGCGTTACCGCCAGCACTCAGGCTTTCGCTTACGGTGCGGGCGATATTTATACTCGCGTTGGCGTGGCCAAGGTCGCGCCGAAAAGTGATAACGGCGACATTAATACGCTGGGTATGACCGGCCTTGGCGTGGATGTTGACGACGAGTCCGGCTTTGCCTTTACGGTGGGCTATCGCTTCCACGACAAGATGGGCGTGGAGTTGCTCGCAGCCCTACCCTTCGAGCACGACATCAGCATCGCTGACGGCGCTGTCACTGGCAAAACCAAACACCTGCCGCCCACGCTGACGCTTCAGTACTATCCGCTTGGCGGCACCGCCGCACGCGTCCAGCCTTACATCGGCGCGGGCATCAACTACACGCACTTTTCCGGCGAAGAGGTCAATGTGCCCGGTGCCTCGCTTGAGCTGGAAGATTCCTGGGGTGCGGCCGGCCAGATCGGCATTGACCTGCTGATTGACGATAACTGGGCGATGAACGCCGCTGCCTGGTATATCGATATCGATACCGACACCAAAGTCGCCGGTGCCAACGCCGGCACCGTGGAAATCGACCCGGTAGTCGTCATGGCCGGTATCAGCTATCGCTTCTAA
- the sufC gene encoding Fe-S cluster assembly ATPase SufC, whose amino-acid sequence MLEVNDLHVSVEGNEILKGLTLTINAGEVHAIMGPNGAGKSTLSAVIAGKDGYEVTQGTILYDGRDVLEMEIEERARAGLLLGFQYPVEIPGVKNIYLLKAALNAQRTARGEGEIPAPEFMKLIKEKIAYMKMDASFLQRAVNEGFSGGEKKRNEILQMLVLQPRLAMLDEIDSGLDIDAMRVVADGVNSLRNEERAILLVTHYQRLLDYVVPDFVHVLVDGRIVKSGNAELARELEANGYEGIEESAA is encoded by the coding sequence ATGCTTGAAGTTAACGATCTGCACGTTTCGGTTGAAGGCAACGAAATTCTCAAAGGGCTGACGCTGACCATCAACGCCGGCGAAGTCCACGCCATCATGGGTCCCAACGGCGCGGGTAAGTCCACGCTTTCCGCCGTTATTGCGGGTAAAGATGGTTATGAAGTCACCCAGGGCACGATCCTTTACGACGGCCGCGACGTGCTCGAAATGGAAATCGAAGAGCGCGCCCGCGCCGGTCTGCTGCTGGGCTTTCAATACCCGGTAGAGATTCCCGGGGTCAAGAATATCTATCTGCTCAAGGCGGCGCTGAACGCCCAGCGCACCGCGCGTGGCGAAGGCGAAATTCCCGCGCCCGAATTCATGAAGCTGATCAAGGAAAAGATCGCCTACATGAAGATGGATGCGAGTTTTCTGCAGCGTGCAGTGAACGAAGGCTTCTCCGGCGGCGAAAAAAAGCGTAACGAAATTCTGCAGATGCTGGTGCTTCAGCCGCGGTTGGCAATGCTTGACGAGATCGACTCGGGTCTGGATATCGACGCCATGCGCGTCGTCGCCGACGGCGTCAACAGCTTGCGCAATGAAGAGCGCGCGATTCTGCTGGTGACCCACTACCAGCGCCTGCTGGACTATGTGGTGCCCGACTTCGTGCACGTGCTGGTGGATGGCCGCATCGTCAAAAGCGGTAATGCCGAGCTTGCCCGCGAACTTGAGGCAAACGGCTATGAAGGTATCGAGGAGTCAGCGGCATGA
- the sufT gene encoding putative Fe-S cluster assembly protein SufT — protein sequence MDIEQIAALEKGQMLPLQRDVDGIAIPFGNTVNLNEDSVVSVMQAKGSSVSVGFEGRLYLIEGSNLDALGLESLPRPTLPEDADDDAIEQFVWDQMRTCFDPEIPVNIVDLGLVYGCRIEHLITGERMVTIRMTLTAPGCGMGDVIAADARNKILGATQIHKVHTEIVFSPPWSREMMSDEAKLELGMF from the coding sequence ATGGATATCGAGCAGATCGCCGCGCTGGAAAAAGGCCAGATGCTACCGTTGCAGCGCGACGTGGACGGCATCGCGATCCCCTTTGGCAATACGGTGAACCTGAACGAGGACAGCGTGGTCAGCGTGATGCAGGCCAAAGGCAGTTCGGTCAGCGTCGGGTTTGAAGGGCGGTTATACCTGATTGAAGGCAGTAACCTCGACGCGCTGGGGCTGGAATCGTTGCCGCGCCCGACGCTGCCTGAAGATGCCGACGATGACGCCATCGAGCAGTTTGTCTGGGATCAGATGCGTACCTGCTTTGACCCCGAAATTCCGGTCAATATCGTTGATCTGGGCCTGGTGTACGGCTGTCGCATCGAGCACTTGATTACCGGCGAACGTATGGTCACTATTCGTATGACCCTCACCGCACCGGGGTGCGGCATGGGCGATGTGATTGCCGCCGATGCGCGCAACAAGATTCTCGGCGCAACGCAAATCCATAAGGTGCATACGGAAATCGTATTCAGCCCGCCGTGGAGTCGGGAAATGATGAGTGACGAGGCCAAGCTTGAACTGGGCATGTTTTAA
- a CDS encoding ATP-dependent zinc protease, with the protein MKELPYQAKAVIGRREMVTLPELNLHLCCKTDTGARTSVLHAEEVETFDDPSGQPWVRFITRSGGADTPAHRITQPLHDRRRITSSNGHAEYRHVIRTMLNMGELSFPVELTLTDRRDMRHPMLLGRRAMRRFLVAPGASFLHGEP; encoded by the coding sequence GTGAAAGAACTCCCCTATCAGGCAAAGGCCGTTATTGGCCGTCGTGAAATGGTCACGCTGCCTGAACTGAATCTACACTTATGCTGTAAGACGGACACCGGCGCGCGCACCTCGGTGCTGCATGCCGAAGAGGTTGAAACCTTTGACGACCCGTCCGGCCAGCCGTGGGTGCGTTTTATCACGCGCAGTGGCGGAGCCGACACGCCGGCACACCGGATCACCCAGCCGCTGCACGATCGTCGTCGCATCACCAGCTCAAACGGGCACGCCGAATATCGCCACGTGATTCGCACTATGCTCAACATGGGCGAGCTGTCTTTCCCGGTGGAGCTGACGTTGACGGACCGACGTGACATGCGTCATCCGATGCTGCTGGGACGTCGCGCCATGCGCCGCTTCCTGGTGGCACCCGGCGCCTCTTTTTTACACGGTGAGCCGTAG
- a CDS encoding DUF3549 family protein — MQPIHTLDDFFTRSGADVALYHMGRRVTPCTRDTLAAFESGTAPWPEPWQGQARLAAVFRLGDMPEPAIWFLSLPLDEQGYLSPAQRDAFLQRLLETLGHSANQTAGTQGSDSAIEHLMHDNPLAFTPDMTFQAALNARATWDAKLPPSQYLAAVEAFIDGRYSDWEALGLQGIADYAIRMDETGQQRLAKVLHKLPTPMLRSLCHCLEHRPLAAALVGELCQRGETAATHGDVETFCACIRAVGSSDDARAGIWYATLLADEAACGPDTLAAIAGRGWPLLEDGERLPLFLTRLAQDPRTGFGTVVRDLALIPRLRLPVIALLRDAPEGSRLHARLLGLTGTS, encoded by the coding sequence ATGCAGCCGATTCATACTCTTGATGATTTTTTTACCCGCAGCGGTGCGGACGTCGCCCTTTACCATATGGGCCGGCGCGTTACGCCCTGCACGCGGGATACGCTCGCCGCTTTTGAAAGTGGTACCGCTCCCTGGCCAGAACCCTGGCAAGGTCAGGCGCGACTGGCGGCGGTCTTTCGCCTGGGCGATATGCCGGAGCCCGCCATCTGGTTCTTGAGCCTGCCGTTGGACGAACAGGGCTATCTATCGCCAGCCCAGCGTGATGCCTTTTTGCAGCGGCTGCTGGAAACCCTCGGCCACAGCGCCAACCAGACTGCCGGTACCCAAGGCAGCGACAGCGCCATCGAGCATTTAATGCACGATAACCCGCTGGCGTTTACGCCCGACATGACGTTTCAGGCCGCGCTGAACGCGCGCGCAACGTGGGATGCCAAGCTGCCCCCCAGCCAGTATCTGGCGGCGGTGGAGGCGTTTATCGACGGCCGTTACAGCGATTGGGAAGCGCTGGGCCTGCAGGGTATTGCCGACTATGCCATTCGCATGGATGAGACCGGGCAACAACGGCTGGCCAAGGTGCTACATAAACTGCCAACGCCGATGCTGCGCTCGCTGTGTCATTGCCTGGAGCATCGCCCGCTCGCCGCCGCGCTGGTGGGTGAACTTTGCCAACGTGGTGAGACGGCCGCTACCCATGGCGACGTGGAAACATTTTGTGCCTGCATACGCGCTGTGGGCAGCAGCGATGACGCCCGTGCAGGCATCTGGTATGCCACGCTGCTGGCCGATGAAGCCGCCTGCGGCCCGGACACACTGGCCGCCATTGCCGGGCGCGGCTGGCCACTGCTGGAAGACGGCGAGCGCCTGCCCTTGTTCTTAACTCGCCTGGCACAAGACCCGCGCACCGGTTTTGGCACCGTGGTGCGCGACCTGGCCTTGATTCCGCGTCTGCGGCTGCCCGTCATCGCGCTGCTACGCGATGCCCCCGAAGGCTCTCGCCTGCACGCGCGGCTGCTTGGGCTGACCGGAACGTCATAG
- the sufB gene encoding Fe-S cluster assembly protein SufB — MATEEMEQLVRREYKDGFVTDIESDTLPPGLDENTIAFISQKKGEPEWMLEWRLDAYRQWLTMKTPSWAHLDYPPIDYQSISYFSAPKRPEDRPQSLDEVDPKLLETYEKLGIPLHERAALAGVAVDAVFDSESVITTFKEELGEAGVIFCSISEAIQKYPELIKQYLGTVVPKNDNYFATLNSAVFTDGSFVFVPKGVKCPMELSTYFRINAENTGQFERTLIICESGAEVSYLEGCTAPMRDENQLHAAVVELVALDDAYIKYSTVQNWYPGDENGVGGIYNFVTKRGDCRGERSRISWTQVETGSAITWKYPSCMLRGKDSIGEFYSVAVTGGRQQADTGTKMVHIGEGTRSYIVAKGISAGRSDQSYRGLVKIGPRAKGARNFTQCDSLLIGDTCGAHTFPYQEITNSTATVEHEATTSKIGEDQLFYCQSRGISEEDAVSMIVNGFCKDVFQELPMEFAVEAEALLNVTLEGAVG; from the coding sequence GGATGCTGGAATGGCGTCTTGATGCGTACCGCCAGTGGCTGACAATGAAGACGCCGTCCTGGGCGCACCTTGATTACCCGCCAATCGACTATCAGAGCATTTCTTACTTCAGCGCACCCAAGCGCCCCGAAGACCGCCCCCAGAGCCTGGACGAAGTCGACCCCAAACTGCTGGAAACCTATGAAAAACTGGGTATTCCCCTGCACGAGCGCGCCGCCCTTGCCGGCGTTGCCGTGGACGCGGTGTTCGACTCAGAGTCGGTGATCACCACGTTCAAGGAAGAGCTGGGCGAAGCCGGGGTGATTTTTTGCTCCATTTCCGAGGCCATCCAAAAGTACCCCGAGCTGATCAAACAGTATCTGGGCACGGTGGTGCCCAAAAACGATAACTACTTTGCCACGCTTAACTCGGCGGTGTTTACCGACGGCTCTTTCGTATTTGTGCCCAAGGGCGTGAAGTGCCCCATGGAGCTTTCCACCTATTTCCGTATCAACGCGGAAAACACCGGGCAGTTCGAGCGCACGCTGATCATCTGCGAAAGCGGTGCCGAAGTGTCGTACCTGGAAGGCTGCACCGCGCCCATGCGCGATGAAAACCAGCTTCACGCGGCAGTGGTCGAGCTGGTGGCGCTGGACGACGCCTACATCAAGTATTCCACCGTACAGAACTGGTACCCGGGCGACGAAAACGGCGTTGGCGGCATTTACAACTTTGTCACCAAGCGCGGCGACTGCCGCGGCGAGCGTTCGCGCATCAGCTGGACTCAGGTCGAGACCGGCTCGGCGATTACCTGGAAATATCCGTCGTGCATGCTGCGCGGGAAAGACAGCATCGGCGAGTTTTACTCCGTCGCGGTCACCGGCGGCCGCCAGCAGGCCGACACCGGCACCAAGATGGTACACATCGGCGAAGGCACCCGCTCCTACATCGTGGCGAAGGGGATTTCCGCCGGCCGCAGCGATCAGTCCTACCGTGGCCTGGTCAAGATCGGTCCGCGGGCCAAGGGCGCGCGTAACTTTACCCAGTGTGATTCGCTGCTGATTGGCGATACCTGCGGCGCGCATACGTTCCCGTATCAGGAAATCACCAACAGCACGGCCACCGTCGAGCACGAGGCCACGACCTCGAAAATCGGCGAAGACCAGCTGTTTTACTGCCAGAGCCGGGGTATCTCCGAAGAAGACGCCGTCAGCATGATCGTCAACGGCTTCTGTAAGGACGTTTTCCAGGAGCTGCCGATGGAGTTCGCCGTCGAGGCCGAAGCATTGCTTAACGTCACGCTGGAAGGCGCGGTCGGCTAA
- a CDS encoding SanA/YdcF family protein, which produces MMQRLLGGMKQLLMLLGALLLLAVLLWVAGNLWVLSHSAPYIQSNVAHCQSQRIGVVFGTSSWTRTGVRNPHFNARMDTAARLIHSGRVRHLLLSGDNRTRAYNEPRAMWHDLNKRGVAPEQLTMDFAGFSTFDTLARAQDVFQVDKAVLITQRWHLPRAIYIARARGMEVTGCVASAGAVAGEWRLRLRESLARVAALGDLYLWGREPYFLGPPEPILMPDEAVRPPLLETVVEVSADDESR; this is translated from the coding sequence ATGATGCAGCGGCTGCTTGGCGGAATGAAGCAGCTATTAATGTTGCTGGGCGCCCTGTTGCTGCTGGCGGTACTGCTGTGGGTGGCCGGCAACCTCTGGGTGCTGTCTCACAGCGCGCCGTATATTCAGTCCAACGTGGCACACTGCCAGTCGCAGCGTATCGGCGTGGTGTTCGGCACGTCGAGCTGGACGCGTACCGGCGTGCGCAATCCGCACTTCAACGCACGGATGGATACTGCGGCACGGCTTATCCATAGCGGGCGGGTCAGGCATTTACTGCTTTCAGGGGATAACCGCACGCGGGCGTATAACGAGCCGCGCGCAATGTGGCACGATTTGAACAAGCGCGGCGTTGCACCTGAGCAGCTGACAATGGACTTTGCCGGTTTCAGCACCTTCGATACGCTGGCCCGCGCGCAGGATGTGTTTCAGGTCGATAAAGCGGTACTGATTACCCAGCGCTGGCATTTGCCGCGAGCCATTTACATTGCCCGTGCGCGGGGTATGGAGGTAACCGGCTGCGTGGCAAGTGCCGGTGCTGTGGCCGGAGAATGGCGGCTAAGGCTACGTGAAAGTCTCGCCCGGGTGGCGGCGCTGGGGGATCTGTATCTGTGGGGTCGCGAGCCGTATTTTCTCGGCCCGCCCGAACCCATTCTGATGCCCGATGAAGCGGTGAGGCCACCGCTCCTCGAGACCGTTGTCGAAGTCAGTGCTGACGACGAGTCACGTTAG
- the rimK gene encoding 30S ribosomal protein S6--L-glutamate ligase: protein MHIALLSRNRNLYSTRRLVEAAEARGHSARVVDTLRCYMSIASHHPSIHYKGHNIEPFDAVIPRIGSSVTFYGCAVLRQFEMMGTYVVNDSVSISRSRDKLRSLQLLSRKGLGLPITGFAHSPDDIPDLITMVKGAPLVIKLLEGTQGIGVVLAETNQAAESVIQAFMGMKANIMVQEYIKEAKGADIRCFVIGDKVVASMKRQAADGEFRSNLHRGGSASVIRITPEERSTAIRAAKAMGLRVAGVDLLRANHGPVIMEVNSSPGLRGIESATGKDIAGLIIEHIEKNAVIKRKTPHKPKG from the coding sequence ATGCACATTGCCCTGCTATCCCGTAACCGTAACCTGTACTCCACCCGGCGCCTGGTTGAAGCGGCCGAAGCCCGCGGCCACAGCGCACGGGTGGTCGATACCTTGCGTTGTTACATGAGTATCGCCTCGCACCATCCGTCGATTCACTACAAAGGGCACAACATCGAGCCGTTTGACGCGGTTATTCCACGCATTGGCTCGTCGGTCACGTTCTACGGCTGCGCGGTACTGCGCCAGTTTGAAATGATGGGCACCTATGTGGTCAACGACTCGGTGTCGATTTCCCGCTCCCGGGACAAGCTGCGCTCGCTGCAGCTCTTGTCGCGCAAGGGGCTGGGGCTACCGATCACCGGCTTTGCCCACTCCCCCGACGATATTCCTGATTTGATTACCATGGTCAAGGGCGCACCGCTGGTCATCAAGTTGCTGGAAGGTACCCAGGGCATTGGCGTGGTGCTGGCGGAAACCAATCAGGCTGCCGAGTCGGTGATTCAGGCATTCATGGGCATGAAAGCCAACATCATGGTGCAGGAGTACATCAAGGAAGCCAAAGGCGCCGACATTCGCTGCTTCGTCATTGGCGACAAGGTCGTCGCGAGCATGAAACGCCAGGCCGCCGACGGCGAGTTTCGCTCCAATCTTCACCGTGGGGGCAGTGCCAGCGTCATTCGTATCACGCCGGAAGAGCGCTCCACGGCCATCCGAGCGGCCAAGGCGATGGGGCTTCGCGTTGCCGGCGTTGACCTTTTACGCGCCAACCACGGACCGGTCATCATGGAGGTCAACTCGTCTCCCGGGCTGCGGGGTATCGAGAGCGCTACCGGCAAGGATATCGCCGGGCTGATCATTGAACATATCGAAAAAAATGCCGTAATAAAGCGCAAAACACCGCATAAACCCAAGGGCTAG
- a CDS encoding YqcC family protein has protein sequence MTIHQELEQALEELEATLKATSLWRIETPPPAAFESRQPFCVDTMSLPQWLRFVFVARLYALIEARAPLPAKCEVAPAIAAYLQQQSAKASDQLLVVQSVERIDELITRH, from the coding sequence ATGACGATACATCAAGAGCTTGAACAAGCGCTGGAAGAGCTGGAAGCGACGCTTAAGGCAACCAGCCTGTGGCGCATTGAAACACCGCCGCCCGCGGCGTTTGAAAGCCGGCAACCGTTTTGCGTGGATACCATGTCGCTGCCGCAGTGGCTGCGCTTTGTGTTCGTAGCACGCCTTTATGCGCTGATTGAAGCTCGGGCGCCGCTGCCGGCGAAATGCGAAGTCGCGCCGGCCATTGCGGCCTACCTTCAGCAGCAGAGTGCCAAGGCAAGCGACCAGCTGTTGGTCGTACAGAGCGTTGAACGCATCGATGAGCTGATCACCCGGCATTAA
- a CDS encoding cysteine desulfurase: MSHIAAEPLLAGAASQDASPLGEAPLDVARLREEFPVLQRKVHGKALVYLDNAATSQTPQPVIDVFSDYYGRYNANIHRGLHTLADEATAAFEGTRKTVRGFLNAPDARQIIFTRGTTEAINLVANSWGRANLAPGDEVLVSMLEHHSNIVPWQLLAREIGFTLKVVPVDADGALDQVAYLELLNERTRLVAVNHVSNAFGTVNPVADMAVAAHRAGALILVDGAQAVPHQAVDVQAIDADFYAFSGHKVYGPTGVGVLYGKRELLEAMPPWQGGGEMIRTVSFDGSTFAEIPHKFEAGTPAIAEVIALGRALEWVQSIGLGAIGQWEQELLRQATRDISKIDGLRILGTAPHKAGVLSFVVDGAHSQDIGLLIDQLGVAIRTGHHCAQPLLNHFGVDATCRASFAAYNTREEVDIFIAALNRVIGMLR, translated from the coding sequence ATGTCCCACATCGCCGCCGAGCCGTTGTTAGCGGGCGCCGCATCGCAGGACGCTTCCCCGTTAGGCGAAGCACCGCTGGATGTTGCGCGGTTGCGCGAGGAGTTTCCCGTGCTGCAACGCAAGGTCCACGGCAAGGCGCTGGTGTATCTGGATAACGCGGCGACCAGCCAGACCCCGCAGCCGGTGATTGACGTGTTCAGCGACTACTACGGCCGCTATAACGCCAACATTCATCGTGGCCTGCATACGCTGGCCGACGAGGCGACCGCCGCGTTTGAAGGCACGCGAAAAACGGTGCGGGGCTTTTTGAACGCACCGGATGCGCGCCAGATTATTTTCACCCGTGGCACCACCGAAGCCATCAATCTGGTGGCCAACAGCTGGGGGCGCGCGAACCTTGCTCCCGGTGACGAAGTGCTGGTGTCGATGCTGGAGCACCATTCCAATATTGTCCCCTGGCAGCTGCTGGCCCGTGAAATTGGCTTTACCCTCAAGGTGGTTCCGGTGGATGCCGACGGCGCGTTGGATCAGGTGGCGTACCTTGAACTATTGAATGAGCGTACGCGGCTGGTAGCGGTTAACCACGTCTCCAACGCCTTTGGTACGGTGAATCCGGTCGCTGACATGGCCGTTGCGGCTCATCGGGCGGGCGCGCTGATTCTGGTGGATGGCGCTCAGGCCGTGCCGCACCAGGCGGTGGATGTTCAAGCCATTGATGCCGATTTCTATGCGTTTTCCGGTCATAAAGTCTACGGCCCCACGGGCGTCGGCGTGCTTTACGGCAAGCGCGAGCTGCTCGAGGCCATGCCGCCGTGGCAGGGTGGCGGTGAGATGATCCGGACCGTCTCGTTTGACGGCTCCACCTTTGCCGAGATTCCCCACAAGTTCGAGGCCGGCACGCCGGCGATTGCCGAAGTTATCGCGCTGGGACGCGCGCTTGAATGGGTGCAAAGCATCGGTCTTGGCGCCATTGGCCAGTGGGAGCAAGAGCTACTGCGTCAGGCGACCCGGGACATCAGCAAAATCGACGGGCTGCGTATTCTGGGCACGGCGCCGCATAAGGCCGGCGTGCTGTCGTTTGTGGTAGACGGCGCACATTCCCAGGATATCGGCCTGTTGATTGACCAGCTTGGCGTTGCCATCCGCACTGGCCACCACTGTGCCCAGCCGCTGCTTAACCATTTTGGCGTCGATGCTACCTGTCGGGCATCGTTTGCGGCGTATAATACCCGTGAAGAAGTGGACATCTTTATTGCCGCGCTCAACCGCGTGATTGGCATGCTACGTTAA